In one Silene latifolia isolate original U9 population chromosome 10, ASM4854445v1, whole genome shotgun sequence genomic region, the following are encoded:
- the LOC141606727 gene encoding F-box protein At4g00755-like has translation MEQPCDFVERLEKDMSIKILACLEDPCDLARVSSVSKSWRRFVIENGLCKQLCLKLCPDVSKIIDVVDLSDKLKSVAISTHEIPGCRESDHRVFSLLLRGLTSFPSGYQIAEALCASSTDRFPDEVVHNTLEEDYNFAYWSSKGTSDPAIPETLVYGLITDLCLISEIHVQPLRAFWEPGRPIYSAEAVRFSMGHRRSPHKIEIHSHLAPVHYDDDMFMWTYTSPEFPMAQEAGVQRFHLPRPVLCMGGILKIELLGKVHKNFLDGLYYICVNKVQAVGRNLGRVFDIDIQKDTGCCILSRVYGPDESVDINSTADLRS, from the exons ATGGAGCAGCCATGTGATTTTGTGGAGAGGCTTGAGAAAGACATGTCTATTAAGATCTTAGCCTGTTTGGAGGATCCTTGTGATCTAGCTAGAGTTAGTAGTGTTTCTAAATCGTGGCGTCGATTTG TGATTGAAAATGGACTATGCAAGCAGCTCTGTCTTAAGCTATGTCCAGACGTATCTAAAATTATCGATGTCGTTGATTTGAGTGACAAGCTTAAAAGCGTTGCTATCAGCACGCATGAGATCCCTGGGTGTCGTGAGAGTGACCATAGGGTGTTTTCCCTTTTGTTGCGTGGTCTTACTTCATTTCCATCCGGTTATCAGATTGCAGAAGCTTTATGTGCGTCCTCCACTGACAGATTTCCAGATGAAGTAGTACACAATACCCTAGAGGAAGATTATAACTTTGCTTATTGGTCGAGTAAAGGGACAAGTGATCCCGCCATTCCTGAGACCTTAGTTTATGGGCTGATTACTGATCTGTGCCTTATATCAGAGATTCATGTGCAACCCCTTCGAG CTTTTTGGGAGCCTGGGCGTCCGATTTATTCTGCGGAGGCTGTTCGTTTTTCCATGGGTCATCGAAGATCTCCTCATAAAATCGAGATTCATTCTCACTTAGCTCCTGTACATTATGATGATGACATGTTCATGTGGACCTATACTTCACCCGAGTTTCCAATGGCTCAG GAAGCTGGCGTCCAGCGATTCCATCTACCTAGGCCGGTTCTATGCATGGGAGGGATTTTGAAAATAGAGCTGCTCGGAAAAGTTCATAAAAATTTCCTGGATGGTCTATACTATATTTG TGTAAATAAAGTTCAAGCAGTTGGGCGGAATCTTGGTCGAGTGTTTGATATTGATATACAGAAAGACACGGGATGCTGCATACTGAGTCGTGTCTATGGCCCTGATGAGTCCGTTGACATCAATTCAACTGCAGATTTGAGGAGCTGA
- the LOC141606726 gene encoding lysophospholipid acyltransferase 1-like isoform X1, with product MVELDMQSMAEALGLSIPVLRFLLCFIATIPISLFWRIIPRTLPKHIYSAFTGALLCYISFGVSSNLHFLVSIFIGYFSMLVYRAKCGLIAFFAAFGYLIGCHVYYMSGDAWKEGGIDATGALMVLTLKVISCAINYQDGLLKDEDLREAQKKNRLLKMPSLIEYVGYCLCCGTHLAGPVYEMKDYLDWTEGKGLWSPKVKQPSPWGAVARALLQAAVCMGLYLYLVPHFPLSTFTNPSYGEWGFWKKLGYQYMCGFTARWKYYFIWSISEASVIISGFGFSGWTDSSPPKPKWDRAKNVDILGVELAKSAVRIPLDWNIQVSTWLRHYVYERLVQKGKKAGFFQLLTTQTVSAVWHGVYPGYIFFFVQSALMIAGSKVIYRWEQGVSANALKMILTVMNFAYTVLVLNYSAVGFMVLSLHETLAAYGSVYYVGTIIPIIVLVFGSIVKPPRPTRSKPQKKE from the exons ATGGTGGAGCTTGACATGCAATCAATGGCGGAAGCCTTAGGATTATCAATACCAGTACTAAGATTTCTCCTTTGTTTTATTGCAACAATACCCATAAGTTTATTTTGGAGGATTATACCAAGAACACTACCAAAACATATTTATTCTGCATTTACTGGTGCATTATTATGTTATATTTCATTTGGGGTTTCATCTAATTTGCATTTTCTTGTTTCTATCTTTATTGGGTATTTTTCTATGCTTGTTTATCGGGCTAAATGTGGGTTGATCGCCTTCTTCGCCGCTTTCGGGTACTTGATTGGATG TCATGTTTACTACATGAGCGGAGATGCATGGAAGGAAGGAGGCATCGATGCAACTG GTGCATTGATGGTCTTGACACTCAAAGTCATCTCATGTGCAATTAATTATCAAGATGGACTTCTGAAAGATGAAGACTTACGTGAAGCTCAGAAAAAGAATCGGTTGCTGAAGATGCCCTCCTTGATCGAATACGTTGGATATTGTCTCTGCTGCGGAACTCACTTGGCCGGGCCTGTATATGAAATGAAGGATTATCTTGACTGGACAGAGGGAAAAGGG CTGTGGAGTCCAAAAGTGAAACAACCATCACCATGGGGTGCAGTAGCTCGCGCTCTTCTTCAAGCGGCTGTATGCATGGGCTTGTATTTGTATCTTGTGCCACATTTCCCCTTATCTACTTTTACTAACCCCTCGTACGGGGAATGGGGATTTTGGAAGAAGCTGGGTTACCAGTACATGTGCGGATTCACAGCACGATGGAAATATTATTTCATCTGGTCTATATCAGAAGCTTCCGTTATAATATCTGGTTTTGGCTTTAGTGGATGGACCGACAGTTCTCCACCAAAACCCAAGTGGGACCGTGCCAAAAATGTTGATATCCTTGGAGTTGAGCTTGCAAAGAGTGCGGTCCGTATCCCACTTGATTGGAACATACAAGTTAGCACCTGGCTTCGTCACT ATGTGTATGAGAGGCTTGTTCAGAAGGGTAAGAAGGCTGGCTTCTTTCAGCTACTTACGACACAAACTGTCAGTGCTGTCTGGCAT GGAGTTTATCCTGGCTACATCTTTTTCTTTGTTCAATCAGCTCTGATGATTGCAGGATCAAAAG TGATCTATAGATGGGAGCAAGGCGTATCTGCGAATGCTCTTAAGATGATACTGACTGTTATGAACTTTGCCTATACAGTCTTGGTTCTGAACTATTCAGCTGTCGGCTTCATG GTGTTGAGCTTGCATGAAACCTTGGCGGCATATGGAAGTGTGTATTACGTGGGTACCATCATTCCCATTATCGTCCTCGTCTTCGGCTCCATTGTCAAACCTCCAAGGCCGACGAGGTCTAAACCTCAGAAGAAAGAGTAG
- the LOC141606726 gene encoding lysophospholipid acyltransferase 1-like isoform X2, with protein sequence MYYRCYVCIILLCSFSTSFHLHFFCLQFYYHKRNYSYEGALMVLTLKVISCAINYQDGLLKDEDLREAQKKNRLLKMPSLIEYVGYCLCCGTHLAGPVYEMKDYLDWTEGKGLWSPKVKQPSPWGAVARALLQAAVCMGLYLYLVPHFPLSTFTNPSYGEWGFWKKLGYQYMCGFTARWKYYFIWSISEASVIISGFGFSGWTDSSPPKPKWDRAKNVDILGVELAKSAVRIPLDWNIQVSTWLRHYVYERLVQKGKKAGFFQLLTTQTVSAVWHGVYPGYIFFFVQSALMIAGSKVIYRWEQGVSANALKMILTVMNFAYTVLVLNYSAVGFMVLSLHETLAAYGSVYYVGTIIPIIVLVFGSIVKPPRPTRSKPQKKE encoded by the exons ATGTACTATCGTTGCTACGTGTGTATTATTCTCCTGTGTTCCTTTTCAACTTCTTTTCACTTGCACTTTTTTTGCCTACAGTTTTATTATCACAAGCGAAATTACTCCTACGAAG GTGCATTGATGGTCTTGACACTCAAAGTCATCTCATGTGCAATTAATTATCAAGATGGACTTCTGAAAGATGAAGACTTACGTGAAGCTCAGAAAAAGAATCGGTTGCTGAAGATGCCCTCCTTGATCGAATACGTTGGATATTGTCTCTGCTGCGGAACTCACTTGGCCGGGCCTGTATATGAAATGAAGGATTATCTTGACTGGACAGAGGGAAAAGGG CTGTGGAGTCCAAAAGTGAAACAACCATCACCATGGGGTGCAGTAGCTCGCGCTCTTCTTCAAGCGGCTGTATGCATGGGCTTGTATTTGTATCTTGTGCCACATTTCCCCTTATCTACTTTTACTAACCCCTCGTACGGGGAATGGGGATTTTGGAAGAAGCTGGGTTACCAGTACATGTGCGGATTCACAGCACGATGGAAATATTATTTCATCTGGTCTATATCAGAAGCTTCCGTTATAATATCTGGTTTTGGCTTTAGTGGATGGACCGACAGTTCTCCACCAAAACCCAAGTGGGACCGTGCCAAAAATGTTGATATCCTTGGAGTTGAGCTTGCAAAGAGTGCGGTCCGTATCCCACTTGATTGGAACATACAAGTTAGCACCTGGCTTCGTCACT ATGTGTATGAGAGGCTTGTTCAGAAGGGTAAGAAGGCTGGCTTCTTTCAGCTACTTACGACACAAACTGTCAGTGCTGTCTGGCAT GGAGTTTATCCTGGCTACATCTTTTTCTTTGTTCAATCAGCTCTGATGATTGCAGGATCAAAAG TGATCTATAGATGGGAGCAAGGCGTATCTGCGAATGCTCTTAAGATGATACTGACTGTTATGAACTTTGCCTATACAGTCTTGGTTCTGAACTATTCAGCTGTCGGCTTCATG GTGTTGAGCTTGCATGAAACCTTGGCGGCATATGGAAGTGTGTATTACGTGGGTACCATCATTCCCATTATCGTCCTCGTCTTCGGCTCCATTGTCAAACCTCCAAGGCCGACGAGGTCTAAACCTCAGAAGAAAGAGTAG
- the LOC141608786 gene encoding putative mitochondrial protein AtMg00310 codes for MSVFKLPANFCDELRSIVSRFWWGTTNGRGKIPWIAWSKLCKPKCFGGLGFRDYHHFNMALLAKQAWRFLTDRSSLMVRVLGGKYCPNEKFLRAELGNNPSFTWRGIWEAREVIRLGARRRVGDGLSTYVWTGPWIIGTQTRRVISPRRDEDMNIVVAELWRANGKEWDTSKVRRFFLPFEQERILNMRISNTKPNDVWTWDFEKDGEYSVKSAYKLLTGGGENEASSSDRTKEKALWNSIWKANVLPKID; via the coding sequence ATGAGCGTCTTCAAACTACCGGCTAATTTCTGTGATGAGTTGCGATCTATTGTCTCGAGGTTTTGGTGGGGAACAACTAATGGAAGAGGAAAGATACCCTGGATTGCATGGTCTAAGCTATGTAAGCCAAAATGCTTCGGAGGGCTCGGTTTTAGAGACTACCATCATTTTAATATGGCTCTTTTGGCCAAGCAAGCTTGGAGGTTTTTAACGGATAGGTCAAGTCTTATGGTGCGAGTTCTTGGCGGGAAGTATTGCCCAAATGAAAAATTTTTACGGGCCGAGCTAGGCAACAACCCGAGCTTTACGTGGAGGGGGATTTGGGAGGCGAGGGAGGTGATTCGGTTAGGGGCAAGGAGGCGTGTGGGGGATGGACTGAGTACGTATGTATGGACTGGCCCGTGGATCATAGGAACGCAAACTCGAAGGGTAATTTCACCAAGGAGGGACGAGGATATGAACATAGTGGTGGCTGAGCTATGGAGAGCAAATGGAAAAGAATGGGACACGAGTAAGGTGCGTCGCTTCTTTCTCCCTTTTGAGCAAGAAAGAATTTTGAATATGCGAATTAGTAATACAAAGCCGAATGATGTATGGACCTGGGACTTTGAAAAGGATGGCGAATATTCGGTTAAATCGGCTTATAAATTGCTAACGGGGGGAGGGGAGAATGAGGCAAGCTCGTCGGATAGGACAAAGGAAAAAGCTCTATGGAATAGCATATGGAAGGCGAATGTGCTCCCGAAGATAGATTAA